A stretch of the Neptunomonas phycophila genome encodes the following:
- a CDS encoding LysR family transcriptional regulator, protein MELYQLKSFVKVAELGNLTRASEALFTSQPAISAQIKALEEFLGVQLFVRSAKGMNLTEAGNRLYDDACVTLAAADKLHQRALLLRDEIVGELKIGIHTDFDFVKTGALYQAMKARCPQLNLHFYQTSSATIIRPLRTGEFDAGFSFGPKKSGELSVEVLTQVPLKVVIPKVFSPELGQADLATLAELPWVYTSNSCPFYGICEALFAGESVSPQQLAWVDTEEAMVALVKAGAGLSILREDMAARLEQEGLAYVWEGEVPEIEFNFVTTLRRQHDPLISLFRECIYDCWQLEFPKTTDVQSA, encoded by the coding sequence ATGGAGTTATATCAACTGAAATCATTCGTTAAAGTAGCTGAGCTGGGTAACTTGACCCGCGCATCCGAGGCTCTGTTTACAAGCCAACCCGCGATTAGTGCCCAAATTAAAGCATTAGAAGAGTTTTTAGGAGTTCAGCTCTTTGTTCGTTCGGCTAAAGGCATGAATTTAACTGAGGCGGGTAATCGCTTATATGATGACGCCTGCGTTACGCTGGCGGCGGCCGATAAACTGCACCAACGCGCTTTGTTATTGCGTGATGAAATTGTCGGTGAGTTAAAAATTGGTATCCATACGGACTTTGACTTTGTAAAAACAGGGGCGTTATACCAAGCCATGAAAGCGCGCTGTCCTCAATTGAATTTGCATTTTTATCAAACCTCCAGCGCAACAATTATAAGGCCCTTACGCACCGGCGAGTTTGATGCGGGCTTCTCATTTGGTCCTAAAAAAAGTGGAGAGTTGAGTGTTGAGGTGCTAACCCAGGTACCATTGAAGGTGGTGATCCCTAAAGTATTCTCACCTGAGTTAGGGCAGGCTGACCTAGCCACCTTGGCCGAATTACCGTGGGTTTATACCTCTAATTCATGTCCTTTTTACGGTATTTGCGAAGCATTATTTGCGGGCGAGTCCGTGTCGCCGCAGCAACTGGCCTGGGTGGATACAGAAGAGGCAATGGTTGCACTCGTTAAAGCGGGCGCTGGTTTATCCATTTTACGAGAAGACATGGCGGCTCGGTTGGAGCAAGAAGGTTTGGCGTATGTATGGGAGGGAGAGGTGCCTGAAATTGAATTTAACTTTGTTACCACGTTGCGTCGTCAGCATGATCCTCTCATTTCATTGTTCCGCGAATGTATTTATGACTGTTGGCAGCTAGAATTCCCAAAAACTACAGACGTACAAAGTGCATAG
- a CDS encoding DUF1127 domain-containing protein — MKAPLNTLAIHSTHAPLSHSLAVFFTPLAQHARTFIAQRRQDLTTWNQRRRTRLALRELDNDALKDIGVSRAEALNEANKPFWKG, encoded by the coding sequence ATGAAAGCACCACTTAACACGCTAGCCATACACAGCACGCATGCACCGCTATCCCACTCGTTGGCCGTATTCTTTACGCCACTTGCACAGCATGCTCGCACATTTATCGCGCAACGACGTCAAGACTTAACAACATGGAACCAGCGCCGTCGCACCCGCCTTGCGCTAAGAGAACTTGATAATGATGCATTAAAAGATATTGGTGTCAGCCGTGCAGAAGCACTCAATGAAGCCAACAAGCCATTTTGGAAAGGATAA